From Cytophagia bacterium CHB2, the proteins below share one genomic window:
- a CDS encoding glycosyltransferase family 2 protein, giving the protein MALFWQAVVWLCIGMLLYTYLGYPVLMYVLAKLRQRRSQRAPGQIASNTNHQDWPFVTFLIPAYNEQNVIRQKVENTLNLDYPKERLRITVVSDGSTDQTNDMLASYSENEIHFIARPKRRGKTTVLNKVIPKLEGEIIVLSDASGLLQPDALKKLVRHFKDPNVGCVSGVYSFETEDESLRSMTERIYWQYETFLKKYESQVHSVIGAHGALYGFRRHLFEPLDKKAINDDFILPMQIIRQGYRVLYEPDAIVIERESTNLNGEFQRRIRINVGNFQMIYVLHSLLNPKRGRVALQFISHKVLRTMSPIFILLLPLACWLAEAPIYRLMLNLQAAFYLVGFLGYLQEFLGLRIRYLYMPFYFLMGNVAAVFGF; this is encoded by the coding sequence ATGGCCCTCTTCTGGCAGGCCGTGGTCTGGCTGTGTATTGGGATGCTGCTCTACACGTATTTGGGCTATCCAGTATTAATGTACGTGTTAGCCAAGCTCCGCCAAAGGCGATCGCAACGCGCACCCGGGCAGATCGCGTCAAACACAAATCATCAAGACTGGCCATTCGTGACGTTTTTGATACCGGCGTACAACGAGCAAAACGTCATCCGCCAGAAAGTGGAAAACACGCTCAATCTGGATTATCCCAAAGAGCGCCTACGCATTACGGTGGTTTCCGACGGCTCCACCGATCAAACCAACGATATGCTGGCGAGCTACAGTGAGAATGAGATTCATTTCATCGCGCGCCCGAAACGCCGCGGCAAAACCACGGTGTTGAACAAAGTCATTCCCAAATTGGAAGGCGAGATCATCGTTCTCTCCGACGCCTCGGGCTTGCTGCAACCGGATGCCCTCAAGAAACTCGTGCGCCATTTCAAAGATCCCAACGTGGGGTGTGTTTCCGGCGTCTACTCATTCGAGACGGAGGACGAATCACTGCGCAGCATGACGGAAAGAATTTATTGGCAGTACGAAACATTTCTCAAAAAATATGAAAGCCAGGTTCATTCGGTAATCGGCGCGCACGGCGCGTTATACGGATTTCGCCGCCATCTCTTCGAGCCGCTGGATAAAAAGGCAATCAACGATGACTTCATCCTGCCGATGCAAATCATCCGGCAGGGTTATCGCGTGTTGTACGAGCCGGATGCCATTGTCATCGAGCGCGAATCCACCAACCTGAACGGCGAGTTTCAGCGCCGCATTCGCATCAATGTCGGAAATTTTCAGATGATTTATGTGCTGCACAGCCTGCTCAATCCCAAACGCGGGCGCGTGGCGCTGCAATTTATCTCGCACAAAGTTTTGCGCACCATGAGCCCGATTTTTATTCTGTTGCTCCCGCTCGCCTGCTGGCTGGCTGAAGCGCCGATCTATCGCCTCATGCTCAATCTGCAAGCCGCATTTTATCTTGTGGGCTTTTTGGGTTATTTGCAGGAATTCCTCGGCTTGCGGATCCGGTATCTGTACATGCCGTTTTATTTTTTAATGGGAAATGTCGCTGCGGTTTTTGGCTTC